One window from the genome of Moorena sp. SIOASIH encodes:
- a CDS encoding S-layer homology domain-containing protein, with translation MATLYVNPATGSDSADGSESAPFKTITKAFDSAGSGDEIQLKPGTYSTTSGETFPLKAPSGVKIIGDEANKGKDILIEGNGLFNTRFGGGQNVTLILAKDTELRGVTITNRVARGTGAWIESGSPVVANCTFKECNREGVNVTGEAAPEIKNNDFIGSDIEGQGISITRDAKGNIQGNTCKKMGNGIAVDNNAAPRLVENQTSENIFGIVVSGDARPILRKNRIENNERFGLSVAGNGFPDLGTTAEPGENILVNNGEFDLKNFTTVELKSVGNFLVASKASGPVSIQDAIAEVPDPVDPPDPVDPPDPVDPPDPVDPPDPVDPPDPVDPPDSTKKLTDIAGHWAEDFIEGLYSKGYISGFTDGSFKPNQTMTRAEYAALLVNAFNPSAERDAKDFSDVPSTYWAYEKIKQAYRGGFLSGYPGGTFKPTDKVQRAQIIVSLVNGLDLTAASPNALQAYDDSGSIPTYAIEAVKTATKKEIIVNHSNLRQLNPTRNATRAEVAAMVYQALVDAGTVSAINNQYIVKFDGDGIPTFADIQDHWAKEFIQGLLAEGMISGVDNTNFKPDDKINRAQYAALISKAFNPPAIRDAKEFKDVGDGSWAKDAIQKAYRGGFLSGYNNGNFGQADNVKRADVIVSLVNGLGLNESDPNALDLYDDKGDIPSYATDQVITATKKLIVVNSPDQRKLNPVREATRGEVAAMVYQALLDQGTLTAAVNSEYIVIG, from the coding sequence ATGGCAACTCTATACGTCAATCCAGCTACTGGAAGTGATAGCGCTGATGGTAGCGAATCTGCGCCCTTTAAAACTATTACCAAAGCATTCGATTCAGCTGGATCAGGTGACGAGATTCAACTAAAACCTGGTACTTATAGTACCACTAGTGGTGAAACCTTTCCGCTGAAAGCTCCCTCCGGTGTAAAAATTATAGGCGATGAAGCAAACAAAGGCAAGGACATCTTAATTGAAGGCAACGGGTTGTTCAACACTCGTTTCGGTGGTGGTCAAAACGTGACCCTTATCCTAGCTAAGGATACCGAACTCAGGGGAGTCACTATCACTAATCGGGTTGCCCGAGGCACTGGTGCCTGGATTGAGTCTGGTAGCCCTGTAGTAGCTAATTGTACCTTCAAAGAGTGCAATCGTGAAGGGGTTAATGTCACAGGTGAGGCGGCACCAGAAATTAAAAATAATGATTTCATTGGTAGTGATATCGAGGGTCAAGGGATATCGATTACCAGGGATGCCAAAGGGAACATCCAAGGGAATACCTGTAAAAAAATGGGTAATGGCATTGCTGTTGATAATAATGCAGCGCCCAGGCTGGTCGAGAACCAAACCTCTGAAAACATCTTTGGGATAGTGGTTTCTGGGGACGCTCGACCGATACTGCGTAAGAATCGGATTGAAAACAACGAAAGATTTGGTCTGTCAGTTGCTGGCAATGGTTTTCCCGATTTGGGAACCACAGCAGAGCCAGGGGAAAACATACTGGTTAACAACGGTGAGTTTGATTTAAAAAATTTCACCACGGTTGAGCTGAAATCAGTGGGCAATTTTTTAGTTGCCTCAAAAGCCAGTGGTCCGGTTTCAATTCAGGATGCGATCGCTGAAGTGCCTGATCCTGTTGACCCACCTGATCCTGTTGACCCACCTGATCCTGTTGACCCACCTGATCCTGTTGACCCACCTGATCCTGTTGACCCACCTGATCCTGTTGACCCACCTGATTCAACTAAAAAGTTAACTGATATTGCTGGTCATTGGGCAGAGGATTTCATCGAGGGATTGTACAGTAAAGGGTACATTAGTGGCTTTACTGATGGCAGCTTTAAGCCAAACCAAACCATGACCCGTGCTGAATATGCGGCCTTGTTGGTCAACGCTTTCAATCCTTCAGCTGAAAGGGATGCCAAGGATTTCAGTGATGTTCCTTCCACTTATTGGGCTTACGAAAAGATTAAACAAGCCTATCGTGGTGGATTCCTCTCTGGCTACCCTGGGGGGACATTCAAACCCACAGACAAAGTCCAGCGTGCCCAAATAATTGTTTCACTGGTGAATGGGTTAGACTTAACGGCTGCTAGTCCCAATGCCTTACAAGCCTACGATGACAGCGGGTCCATTCCTACCTACGCCATTGAGGCTGTCAAAACCGCAACCAAAAAAGAAATTATCGTAAATCACAGCAATCTCAGGCAACTCAACCCCACTCGCAATGCTACCCGTGCTGAAGTAGCTGCGATGGTTTATCAAGCCTTGGTGGATGCTGGAACAGTCAGCGCTATTAATAATCAATATATTGTTAAATTTGACGGCGACGGGATACCCACATTCGCAGACATTCAAGACCACTGGGCGAAAGAGTTTATTCAGGGATTGTTGGCAGAAGGTATGATTTCAGGTGTTGACAACACTAACTTTAAACCTGATGATAAAATCAACCGTGCTCAATATGCGGCCTTGATTAGCAAAGCGTTCAACCCTCCAGCAATAAGGGATGCTAAGGAATTCAAAGATGTCGGTGATGGGTCTTGGGCTAAGGATGCAATTCAAAAAGCCTATCGCGGTGGATTCCTGTCTGGTTACAATAATGGCAACTTCGGACAAGCCGATAATGTCAAGCGAGCGGATGTGATTGTTTCCTTGGTGAATGGCTTAGGTTTAAACGAATCAGATCCCAATGCTTTGGATCTCTATGATGACAAAGGAGATATTCCCAGCTATGCCACAGATCAAGTAATAACCGCTACTAAAAAACTGATTGTGGTCAATTCCCCTGACCAGAGGAAACTCAATCCCGTGCGTGAGGCCACTCGTGGTGAGGTAGCTGCGATGGTTTATCAGGCTTTGCTGGATCAGGGCACACTAACTGCTGCTGTGAATAGTGAGTACATTGTCATTGGTTGA